One window from the genome of Paracoccus marcusii encodes:
- a CDS encoding SDR family oxidoreductase — protein MVDLRGKAVLVTGASRGIGAATARVLAEAGALVGLMSRDARAISPLADEIGGMVLEGDVARAADMERAVASFCDRAGRLDVLINNAGVIGPIAGMSDADPDAWGQAIDINLKGVFHGIRAALPVMRSAGGGTILTVGSGAAHAPQEGWSAYCASKAGALMLTRAVDQEARADGVRAISLSPGTVATDMQAAIRDSGVNPISQLDWTVHIPPEWPARALLWMCGPDADAFLGAEISLRDEAIRRRVGLIS, from the coding sequence ATGGTCGATCTGAGGGGCAAGGCGGTTCTGGTGACCGGGGCAAGCCGGGGCATCGGTGCGGCGACGGCACGGGTGCTTGCCGAGGCCGGGGCGCTCGTCGGCCTCATGTCCCGTGATGCACGCGCGATCTCACCGCTGGCCGACGAAATTGGCGGCATGGTTTTGGAAGGCGATGTCGCACGTGCCGCCGACATGGAGCGGGCGGTCGCGTCATTCTGTGATCGCGCGGGCCGGTTGGACGTCCTGATCAACAATGCCGGTGTCATCGGCCCGATCGCCGGCATGTCCGATGCCGATCCGGATGCCTGGGGGCAGGCCATCGACATCAACCTGAAGGGCGTCTTTCACGGGATCCGTGCCGCACTGCCGGTCATGCGGTCCGCCGGCGGCGGGACTATCCTGACGGTGGGGTCGGGCGCCGCCCATGCTCCTCAGGAGGGGTGGAGCGCATATTGTGCCAGCAAGGCAGGCGCATTGATGCTGACGCGCGCGGTGGATCAGGAGGCGCGGGCGGACGGCGTTCGGGCGATCAGCCTGTCGCCGGGTACCGTGGCGACAGACATGCAGGCGGCAATCCGCGACAGCGGCGTCAATCCGATCAGCCAGCTGGATTGGACGGTGCATATCCCGCCGGAATGGCCCGCACGTGCACTGCTTTGGATGTGCGGGCCGGACGCGGATGCGTTTCTGGGTGCCGAGATCTCGCTGCGCGATGAGGCCATTCGGCGGCGTGTGGGCCTGATCTCCTGA
- the radC gene encoding RadC family protein: MPPPEAVTEPAFTRSFRMTDRLKPDAAAGGGLVTGTDGTARPHYWGHRERLRTRFLEGGHAPMPDYEMLELLLFNAVPKIDVKPLAKRLLATFGDLNGVVAASEHRIRQVEGADRWVYLQLRLVDAFAQRMAQAKVLQREVLSSWQALISYCRTCMAYRETEQFRVLFLDRKNTIIADEALGNGTVGHVPVYPREVAKRALELNASAVILVHNHPSGDPTPSDEDITMTARVAAACEAIDVSVHDHVIIGKDAEASFREQGLL; this comes from the coding sequence ATGCCGCCCCCCGAGGCGGTGACCGAGCCCGCGTTCACCAGGTCCTTCCGCATGACGGACCGGCTGAAGCCCGATGCCGCGGCGGGCGGCGGGCTGGTGACAGGGACGGACGGGACCGCCCGGCCGCATTACTGGGGTCATCGTGAACGGCTGCGGACCCGCTTTCTTGAGGGCGGTCATGCGCCGATGCCCGATTACGAGATGCTGGAGCTTTTGTTGTTCAACGCCGTGCCGAAGATCGACGTCAAGCCCTTGGCCAAGCGCCTGCTTGCCACATTCGGGGACCTGAACGGCGTCGTTGCGGCATCCGAACATCGCATCCGGCAGGTCGAGGGCGCGGACCGTTGGGTCTATCTGCAATTGCGGCTGGTGGACGCGTTCGCTCAGCGGATGGCCCAGGCCAAGGTTCTGCAGCGCGAGGTGCTGTCGTCCTGGCAGGCGCTGATCTCCTATTGCCGCACCTGCATGGCCTATCGCGAGACCGAACAGTTTCGGGTGCTGTTTCTGGATCGAAAGAACACGATCATCGCCGATGAGGCCCTGGGTAACGGCACCGTCGGGCACGTGCCGGTCTATCCCCGCGAGGTGGCCAAGCGGGCCCTGGAACTGAATGCAAGCGCCGTGATCCTGGTCCACAACCATCCTTCCGGCGATCCGACCCCCAGTGATGAGGACATCACCATGACCGCCCGCGTCGCTGCGGCCTGTGAGGCGATCGATGTCTCGGTCCACGACCATGTCATCATCGGCAAGGATGCGGAGGCGTCATTCCGGGAGCAGGGGCTGTTGTAG
- a CDS encoding FliM/FliN family flagellar motor switch protein: MTHADPATQAPGVLRRMLQARAQVRLGQGGAPQLPASPAPTPARAAATAIGRAADRLYQLPVRALSVQPGALTLAELPELLPELPLVVVLQGPGDLLGAIALCPQAVAALVEWQALGRVTSRGLERRRPTRSDALLCSDFINALLTELTAEMEGVEGFEAVGGYQFLTHLDDPRPLSLMLEDRPLRSLSFHLAMGAPDMREGRVLLALPQPANQARPRPDAAPVAAPAPPVAAPVRVSLAAAMQDAPVSVTGVLCRKRVSLAELRGFLDGRLLSLPRTCLTQATLETQDGQVLATGKFGEAEGCHAIRLRDPASAATDDGMVPVMGQAAAMMAAHAPGDLSQPDPFRAQDLSIDDLGLATGTDLTALRG, encoded by the coding sequence CCCAAGCCCCTGGCGTCTTGCGCCGCATGCTGCAGGCGCGTGCGCAGGTCAGGCTGGGCCAAGGCGGGGCCCCGCAGCTGCCCGCATCTCCCGCGCCGACCCCGGCCCGCGCCGCCGCCACCGCGATCGGACGCGCCGCCGACCGGCTGTACCAGCTGCCCGTCCGGGCACTGTCCGTCCAGCCCGGCGCGCTGACGCTGGCAGAGCTGCCGGAGCTGCTGCCGGAACTGCCGCTGGTCGTCGTGCTGCAGGGGCCGGGCGATCTGCTGGGGGCGATCGCGCTGTGCCCGCAGGCGGTGGCGGCGCTGGTCGAATGGCAGGCCCTTGGCCGCGTGACGTCGCGCGGGCTGGAGCGGCGCCGACCCACCCGCAGCGACGCACTGCTGTGTTCCGACTTCATCAACGCCCTGCTGACAGAGCTGACTGCCGAGATGGAGGGGGTCGAGGGGTTCGAGGCCGTCGGCGGCTATCAGTTCCTGACCCATCTGGACGATCCCCGGCCCCTGTCCCTGATGCTGGAGGATCGGCCGCTGCGCAGCCTGTCGTTCCACCTGGCGATGGGGGCGCCCGACATGCGCGAGGGACGCGTGCTGCTGGCCTTGCCCCAGCCCGCGAACCAGGCGCGTCCGCGCCCCGATGCCGCCCCTGTCGCGGCCCCGGCGCCCCCGGTCGCCGCCCCCGTTCGGGTCAGCCTGGCCGCGGCGATGCAGGACGCCCCCGTCTCGGTGACCGGCGTGCTGTGCCGCAAGCGCGTGTCGCTTGCCGAGCTGCGCGGATTTCTGGACGGGCGGCTGCTGAGCCTGCCGCGCACCTGTCTGACACAGGCCACGCTGGAGACGCAGGACGGCCAGGTCCTGGCCACCGGAAAGTTCGGCGAGGCCGAGGGATGCCATGCGATCCGTCTGCGCGACCCCGCGTCGGCCGCGACCGATGACGGCATGGTCCCGGTGATGGGCCAGGCAGCCGCGATGATGGCCGCGCATGCCCCGGGCGACCTGTCCCAGCCCGACCCGTTTCGCGCCCAGGACCTGTCGATTGACGACCTGGGGCTTGCCACGGGCACCGACCTGACGGCGCTGCGCGGCTGA
- a CDS encoding ribonuclease E/G, translating into MKGRQVVLGHLFGLEAAALMQDGQLIDLLVASDPLTALAPGAICRASTDRFMKGQGGVFLRLPDGQTGYLRDRKGVSEGKPLLVQVAGVAEDGKAVPLSTRLLFRGRHALVTPGAPGVNVSRSIRDEDRRDELEAIGRASLGDRDHGLILRSVCLDAEDDDIRAELDDLIELADRVCAETAGAPELLLDAPTPWEQAWMDWAEPAPDAVEEGEDSFDRCGVLDAVDALLSSRVPLPGGSDAHVEATRALVAVDVNTGNDTSLAAGLKANIALARELPRQLALRGLGGQIVVDFAPMPKRDRATLDQVLQGAFRGAGSETTLVGWTAMGLYELTRKRDRVPLARLASASGDA; encoded by the coding sequence ATGAAGGGTCGCCAAGTCGTTCTGGGGCATCTGTTCGGCCTCGAAGCCGCAGCCCTGATGCAGGACGGTCAGCTGATCGACCTGCTGGTGGCCAGCGATCCGCTGACCGCGCTGGCGCCCGGCGCGATCTGTCGTGCCTCGACCGACCGCTTCATGAAGGGGCAGGGCGGCGTGTTCCTGCGCCTGCCGGATGGCCAGACGGGCTATCTGCGCGATCGCAAGGGCGTGTCCGAGGGCAAGCCGCTGCTGGTCCAGGTCGCGGGCGTGGCCGAAGACGGCAAGGCCGTGCCCCTGTCCACGCGCCTGCTGTTTCGCGGCCGTCACGCGCTGGTCACGCCGGGCGCGCCGGGGGTCAACGTGTCACGCAGCATCCGCGACGAGGATCGCCGGGATGAGCTGGAGGCGATCGGCAGGGCGTCCCTGGGCGATCGCGATCATGGCCTGATCCTCCGTAGCGTCTGCCTGGACGCGGAGGACGACGACATCCGCGCCGAGTTGGACGACCTGATCGAATTGGCGGATCGCGTCTGCGCCGAAACCGCGGGCGCGCCGGAACTGCTGCTGGACGCGCCCACGCCGTGGGAGCAGGCGTGGATGGACTGGGCCGAGCCCGCCCCCGACGCCGTCGAGGAAGGCGAAGACAGCTTTGATCGCTGCGGCGTGCTCGACGCCGTCGATGCGCTGCTGTCTTCCCGCGTGCCCCTGCCGGGCGGCAGCGACGCGCATGTCGAGGCGACCCGTGCGCTGGTCGCGGTCGACGTGAACACCGGCAACGACACCTCGCTGGCCGCGGGACTGAAGGCGAACATCGCGCTGGCCCGCGAACTGCCCCGGCAGCTTGCGCTGCGCGGTCTGGGCGGACAGATCGTGGTCGATTTTGCGCCTATGCCAAAGCGAGACCGCGCGACGCTGGATCAGGTCCTGCAGGGGGCCTTCCGGGGGGCTGGGTCGGAAACGACCTTGGTCGGTTGGACCGCGATGGGTCTCTACGAATTGACGCGCAAGCGTGACCGCGTGCCGCTGGCACGGCTGGCCTCCGCAAGCGGGGATGCGTGA
- a CDS encoding Maf family protein has product MMADTPPRLILGSASPRRLELLAQIGIVPDALRPADIDETPRKAEPPRDYVRRMAAEKAAALDLAEGEALLTADTTVAVGRRILGKPADRDEAAAFMRLMSGRRHVVLTAIALRRGSRTALRLVETKVRMRSIDPAALERYLDAGDWQGKAGGYAIQGAAAAFIPWLEGSFSAVVGLPLSETAAMLAAIGIHPKIKEDAR; this is encoded by the coding sequence ATGATGGCCGATACGCCCCCCAGGCTGATCCTGGGATCAGCCAGCCCGCGGCGGTTGGAACTGCTGGCCCAGATCGGGATCGTTCCCGACGCGCTGCGCCCCGCCGATATCGACGAGACCCCCCGCAAGGCCGAACCACCCCGCGACTATGTCCGCCGCATGGCCGCCGAAAAGGCCGCCGCGCTGGATCTGGCCGAGGGCGAGGCGTTGCTGACCGCCGACACCACCGTGGCCGTGGGCCGCCGCATCCTGGGCAAGCCCGCCGATCGCGACGAGGCTGCTGCCTTCATGCGGCTGATGTCGGGGCGCCGGCACGTCGTGCTGACCGCCATCGCACTGCGCCGCGGATCCCGCACCGCCCTGCGCCTGGTCGAGACCAAGGTCCGCATGCGATCGATCGATCCGGCCGCGCTGGAGCGGTACCTGGATGCGGGCGACTGGCAGGGCAAGGCCGGCGGCTATGCCATCCAAGGGGCGGCGGCCGCCTTCATCCCGTGGCTGGAGGGGTCGTTTTCGGCCGTCGTCGGCCTGCCTCTGTCGGAAACCGCCGCCATGCTGGCCGCGATCGGCATCCATCCCAAGATCAAGGAAGACGCCCGATGA
- the infA gene encoding translation initiation factor IF-1 yields the protein MAKEEMLEFPGVVKELLPNATFRVELENGHEIIAHMAGKMRKNRIRVLAGDKVQVEMNTYDLTKGRINYRFK from the coding sequence ATGGCCAAGGAAGAAATGCTCGAATTCCCCGGCGTCGTGAAGGAACTCCTGCCCAATGCGACATTCCGGGTCGAGCTTGAAAACGGCCATGAGATCATCGCGCATATGGCAGGCAAGATGCGCAAGAACCGCATCCGTGTTCTGGCAGGCGACAAGGTTCAGGTGGAAATGAACACCTATGACCTGACCAAGGGGCGGATCAATTACCGCTTCAAGTAA
- a CDS encoding DUF1153 domain-containing protein → MFIRKSSRLRTVTIDDGSILSVADLPDADTRWVASRKQTVVLAVLHGLIDRDDALRRYGLSDDEFNSWCRASAARGKAALTVTALLQYRQPQSDQSTDTSAD, encoded by the coding sequence ATGTTCATTCGAAAGTCATCCCGCCTCCGCACCGTCACGATCGATGACGGCAGCATCCTCAGCGTCGCCGATCTGCCCGATGCCGACACGCGTTGGGTTGCCTCGCGCAAGCAGACAGTGGTGCTCGCCGTGCTGCACGGACTGATCGACAGGGATGATGCATTGCGGCGCTATGGCCTGTCGGACGACGAGTTCAACTCGTGGTGCCGTGCCAGCGCGGCCCGTGGAAAGGCAGCCCTGACGGTGACCGCACTGCTGCAGTACCGTCAGCCACAATCTGATCAATCGACTGATACTTCTGCGGACTAG
- a CDS encoding DNA gyrase inhibitor YacG — translation MACPICKKDSQPQYRPFCSKRCADVDLAKWLRGAYVIPGPPLEDLPRDDAGDD, via the coding sequence ATGGCCTGCCCGATCTGCAAGAAGGACAGCCAGCCGCAGTATCGCCCGTTCTGTTCCAAGCGGTGTGCGGATGTCGACTTGGCCAAGTGGCTGCGGGGAGCCTATGTCATCCCCGGCCCGCCGCTGGAGGACCTGCCGCGCGATGATGCCGGTGACGACTAA
- a CDS encoding TAXI family TRAP transporter solute-binding subunit encodes MPISKLLQRLAVGICVASGMSVAGHAQNADMTIMTGSPTGTYIQIGRDLSGLMQQCGQNLEVVESAGSLENFLAVRQRPNTQFGIVQNDVLEYMQTFASDDPAVARAIAGVRIAFPLYEEEVHILARRDIADFGGLNGKRVAIGVEDSGTYLTASLMISLAGIEPAEVLPIAPGDALPQLEAGDIDAFFYVAGAPAALYAENEIDGEQFHLLPIPDDTLQAVYTPATLAGGTYAFQPDPVDLVAVKAVLMTYEYDPRGNRYHQASCRGVSDLSSLILSNIDTLRSDGHAKWQSVDLTDIPPGWDISTCVNRGIDPEYVPSCTPVAPEAETPTDSEANAAYRRNICAVLGC; translated from the coding sequence ATGCCAATTTCCAAGCTTCTGCAACGCCTTGCCGTCGGGATCTGCGTGGCGTCCGGCATGTCCGTCGCAGGCCATGCCCAGAACGCCGACATGACGATCATGACCGGATCTCCGACCGGCACCTATATCCAGATCGGTCGCGACCTGAGCGGCCTGATGCAGCAATGCGGCCAGAACCTGGAGGTCGTCGAATCGGCCGGCTCGCTGGAGAATTTCCTGGCCGTGCGTCAGCGCCCCAACACTCAGTTCGGCATCGTCCAGAACGACGTGCTGGAGTACATGCAGACATTCGCAAGCGATGATCCTGCCGTGGCGCGGGCCATCGCCGGCGTTCGGATCGCCTTTCCCCTGTACGAGGAGGAAGTCCACATCCTGGCGCGCCGCGACATCGCCGACTTCGGCGGGCTGAATGGCAAGCGGGTCGCCATCGGGGTCGAAGACAGCGGCACCTATCTGACCGCATCGCTGATGATCTCCTTGGCCGGCATCGAACCGGCCGAGGTATTGCCCATCGCACCCGGCGATGCGCTGCCGCAGCTGGAAGCGGGCGACATCGATGCCTTCTTCTATGTCGCGGGGGCGCCGGCCGCGCTGTATGCCGAAAACGAGATCGACGGAGAGCAGTTCCACCTGCTGCCGATCCCGGATGACACGCTGCAGGCGGTCTATACCCCGGCGACGCTGGCGGGCGGGACCTATGCCTTTCAGCCGGACCCGGTGGACCTGGTCGCCGTCAAGGCGGTGCTGATGACCTATGAATACGATCCGCGCGGCAACCGCTATCATCAGGCCAGCTGCCGCGGCGTGTCGGACCTTTCGTCGCTGATCCTGTCGAACATCGACACCCTACGCTCCGACGGTCATGCAAAATGGCAGTCGGTCGACCTGACCGACATTCCGCCGGGCTGGGACATCTCAACCTGCGTGAACCGGGGGATCGACCCGGAATACGTGCCCAGTTGCACCCCCGTCGCGCCAGAGGCCGAGACGCCGACCGACAGCGAGGCCAACGCCGCCTATCGCCGCAACATCTGCGCCGTTCTGGGCTGCTGA